The Acidobacteriota bacterium genome has a window encoding:
- a CDS encoding Rid family detoxifying hydrolase: MTIKTVATTQAPAAIGPYSQAVVAGQLVFCSGQIALDPATGAMVGGGVAGQTRRVLSNLKAVLEAAGSSLEQVLKCQVYLADLDGFDEMNEVYQEFFGTHRPARAAVEVSRLPKDALVEIDAVARVD, from the coding sequence ATGACGATCAAGACCGTGGCTACGACTCAGGCGCCTGCCGCCATCGGCCCTTACAGCCAGGCCGTGGTAGCCGGCCAGCTCGTCTTCTGTTCGGGCCAGATCGCCCTCGATCCCGCCACCGGGGCGATGGTGGGCGGAGGGGTGGCCGGCCAGACTCGCCGGGTCTTGAGCAACCTCAAGGCCGTGCTGGAGGCGGCGGGAAGCAGCCTCGAGCAGGTGCTCAAGTGCCAGGTCTACCTGGCGGATCTCGACGGCTTCGATGAGATGAACGAGGTCTACCAGGAGTTCTTCGGCACCCACCGGCCGGCTCGGGCGGCGGTGGAGGTCAGCCGTCTGCCCAAGGACGCCCTGGTCGAGATCGACGCCGTCGCCCGGGTCGACTGA
- a CDS encoding bifunctional (p)ppGpp synthetase/guanosine-3',5'-bis(diphosphate) 3'-pyrophosphohydrolase, with the protein MIRFEDIQERMEQYRPAADTELLRRAYIFSAMVHRGQSRYSGEPYLIHPLAVAYILADLELDEATVATGLLHDTIEDAADPRATAEELQQRFGEGIYQLVDGVTKLKKLEFATDADRQAANLRKMILAMVDDVRVVLVKLADRLHNMRTLGHLPPHKQQRIAGETLQIYVPLANRLGLGQIKSELEDLSLRFGEPEIYQDLHAHLAARRDLIDTLIRDVGRVLEEKMRESGIEAEISGRIKSVFSIHKKMQDQGIDVDEVYDVLAFRLITRSVKDCYGALGIIHSIWPPVPGRIKDYIAVPKPNLYQSLHTSVMSEKGLPFEVQIRTREMHELAEHGIAAHWKYKERGQLTEKETAGAEWLRAVKDWQGDVSEPREFSRNLMRDLFQDDVHVFTPRGKVIDLPAGATPIDFAYAIHTEVGHRCMGAKVNGRLVPLKTPLANGDIVEVLTQADGKPSRDWLTVVRTGRARAKIRAYLRRVERERSIELGRSMLEKELRKLGLRPKALPEEGRDQALRTLKLASMDDLLAALGTGKITPAHFVSLAVPTGARESAGSSLFRRVGRVLGRNRDKVLVHGLGDTMVNLARCCNPIPGDAIVGYVTRGRGVSVHTEECPNLEALLVDEDRRIEVAWASGSETDRFEVGIRVETANRPGRLARVADLLEQEKINIRHADAGVSDDGQGTITIIAEVENRRQVERLIERIRRIEGVRRVTRISPRQARS; encoded by the coding sequence GTGATTCGATTCGAAGACATCCAGGAGAGGATGGAGCAGTATCGCCCGGCGGCGGACACCGAGCTGTTGCGCCGGGCCTACATCTTCTCCGCGATGGTCCACCGGGGGCAGAGTCGCTACTCCGGCGAGCCCTACCTGATCCACCCGCTGGCCGTGGCCTACATCCTGGCCGACCTCGAACTGGACGAAGCTACCGTGGCCACGGGCCTGCTTCACGACACCATCGAGGACGCGGCCGATCCCCGGGCCACCGCCGAAGAACTTCAGCAGCGTTTCGGCGAGGGGATCTACCAGCTGGTCGATGGTGTGACCAAGCTGAAGAAGCTGGAGTTCGCCACCGATGCCGATCGGCAGGCCGCCAACCTGCGGAAGATGATCCTGGCGATGGTGGACGACGTGCGGGTGGTGCTGGTCAAGCTGGCCGACCGCCTGCACAACATGCGGACCCTGGGCCACCTGCCCCCGCACAAGCAGCAGCGCATCGCGGGCGAGACCCTGCAGATCTACGTCCCCCTGGCCAATCGGCTCGGGCTCGGACAGATCAAGTCGGAACTCGAGGATCTGTCCCTGCGTTTCGGGGAGCCCGAGATCTACCAGGATCTTCACGCCCACCTCGCCGCTCGCAGGGATCTGATCGACACGCTGATCCGCGACGTCGGCCGGGTGCTGGAAGAGAAAATGCGGGAGAGCGGGATCGAGGCCGAAATCAGCGGCCGGATCAAGAGCGTCTTCTCGATCCACAAGAAGATGCAGGACCAGGGCATCGACGTGGACGAGGTCTATGATGTCCTGGCTTTTCGCCTGATCACCAGGTCGGTCAAGGACTGCTACGGTGCGTTGGGGATCATCCATTCCATCTGGCCCCCCGTGCCGGGCCGGATCAAGGACTACATCGCCGTTCCCAAACCCAACCTCTACCAGTCCCTGCACACCTCCGTCATGTCCGAAAAGGGGCTGCCCTTCGAAGTCCAGATCCGTACCCGGGAGATGCACGAGCTGGCCGAGCACGGCATCGCGGCCCACTGGAAATACAAGGAGCGCGGCCAGCTGACCGAGAAAGAGACCGCCGGGGCCGAGTGGCTTCGCGCGGTCAAGGATTGGCAGGGTGACGTCAGCGAACCGCGGGAGTTCAGTCGCAACCTGATGCGCGACCTGTTCCAGGACGACGTCCACGTCTTCACGCCCCGGGGCAAGGTCATCGACCTCCCCGCCGGCGCCACGCCGATCGATTTCGCCTACGCGATTCACACGGAGGTGGGGCACCGCTGCATGGGGGCCAAGGTCAACGGGCGCCTGGTGCCGCTGAAGACGCCGCTGGCCAACGGAGACATCGTCGAGGTCCTGACCCAGGCCGATGGGAAGCCCAGCCGGGATTGGCTGACGGTGGTTCGTACGGGGCGCGCTCGGGCCAAGATCCGCGCCTATCTCAGGCGGGTCGAGCGGGAGCGATCGATCGAGCTGGGGCGCTCGATGCTGGAAAAGGAGCTGCGCAAACTGGGCTTGCGCCCCAAGGCCCTACCCGAGGAGGGGCGCGACCAGGCCCTGCGGACCTTGAAGCTGGCGAGCATGGATGACCTGCTCGCCGCCCTGGGCACGGGAAAGATCACCCCGGCCCACTTCGTCTCCCTGGCGGTGCCCACCGGGGCCCGGGAGTCGGCCGGTTCATCCCTTTTCCGCCGGGTGGGCCGGGTGCTGGGCCGTAACCGGGACAAGGTCCTGGTTCACGGCCTGGGCGATACCATGGTCAACCTGGCACGCTGCTGCAACCCGATTCCGGGGGATGCGATCGTGGGCTATGTCACCCGGGGGCGGGGGGTTTCGGTGCATACCGAAGAATGCCCCAACCTGGAAGCCTTGCTGGTCGATGAGGACCGGCGGATCGAGGTGGCGTGGGCCTCGGGCAGCGAGACCGACCGCTTCGAGGTCGGCATCCGGGTGGAAACCGCCAATCGCCCGGGGCGCCTGGCCCGGGTCGCCGATCTGCTCGAGCAGGAGAAGATCAACATCCGGCATGCCGACGCGGGGGTGAGCGACGACGGTCAGGGGACCATTACGATCATTGCCGAGGTGGAGAACCGGCGGCAGGTCGAGCGCCTGATCGAGCGGATCCGCCGCATCGAGGGTGTGCGCCGGGTGACCCGCATCTCTCCGCGCCAGGCCCGCTCCTGA